A part of Amycolatopsis camponoti genomic DNA contains:
- a CDS encoding Tex family protein, with translation MSVSVEQRIAEELGVREGQVKATVELLDGGSTVPFIARYRKEVTGMLDDAQLRTLEERLRYLRELDERRLAVLESIRSQGKLDEALEASILAADTKSRLEDIYLPFKPKRRTKAMIAREAGLEPLADGLLNDPTTDPQAAAAVFVDADKGVADAQAALDGARSILVERFAEDADLIGDLREKMWGQGHLVAKVRAGKEEEGAKFSDYFDFSEPYTKLPSHRILAMLRGEKEEVLDLTMSPDEPTDEPQVGPTDYETRIAAKFGITQQGRPGDKWLGDTVRWAWRTKILLHLGIDLRMRLRQAAEDDAVRVFAANLRDLLLAAPAGTRATMGLDPGFRTGVKVAVVDATGKVVDTHVIYPHQPANKWDQSIAELAALCARHQVDLISIGNGTASRETDKLAIELIKKHPELKLTKAIVSEAGASVYSASAFASAELPNMDVSLRGAVSIARRLQDPLAELVKIDPKSIGVGQYQHDLSEVSLSRSLDAVVEDCVNAVGVDVNTASAPLLTRVSGITTGLAENIVSHRDTNGPFRSRTALKEVARLGPKAFEQCAGFLRIPDGDDPLDSSSVHPEAYPVVRRILSATGTDLRSLIGNTRTLSSLKPAQFVDETFGLPTVTDILAELDKPGRDPRPAFKTATFAEGVDKIGDLKPGMRLEGVVTNVAAFGAFIDVGVHQDGLAHVSALSKNFVKDPREVVKPGDIVKVKVLDVDVPRKRISLTLRLDDEPGAPAGNRGGGGGGRDRGQGGGGQRRGGSGGGGGQRGGSGGGGGRGGNSGSGSGGSGSMADALRRAGFGK, from the coding sequence GTGAGCGTGTCGGTCGAGCAGAGGATCGCCGAAGAACTGGGCGTGCGCGAAGGACAGGTCAAGGCCACCGTCGAGCTGCTCGACGGCGGTTCGACCGTCCCGTTCATCGCGCGGTACCGCAAGGAAGTCACCGGCATGCTCGACGACGCGCAGCTGCGCACGCTCGAAGAGCGGCTGCGCTACCTGCGGGAACTCGACGAGCGCCGGCTCGCGGTGCTCGAATCCATCCGCAGCCAGGGCAAGCTGGACGAGGCCCTCGAGGCGTCGATCCTCGCCGCGGACACGAAGTCGCGGCTGGAGGACATCTACCTCCCGTTCAAGCCGAAGCGCCGCACGAAGGCCATGATCGCGCGCGAAGCGGGCCTCGAGCCGCTGGCCGACGGCCTGCTGAACGACCCGACGACGGACCCGCAGGCCGCGGCCGCCGTGTTCGTCGACGCGGACAAGGGCGTCGCGGACGCGCAGGCCGCCCTCGACGGCGCCCGCTCGATCCTCGTCGAGCGCTTCGCCGAGGACGCCGACCTCATCGGTGACCTGCGCGAGAAGATGTGGGGTCAGGGTCACCTGGTCGCCAAGGTGCGCGCGGGCAAGGAGGAGGAAGGCGCGAAGTTCTCCGACTACTTCGACTTCTCCGAGCCCTACACCAAGCTCCCCTCGCACCGGATCCTCGCGATGCTGCGCGGCGAGAAGGAAGAGGTCCTCGACCTCACGATGTCGCCGGACGAGCCCACCGACGAGCCGCAGGTCGGCCCGACCGACTACGAGACGCGCATCGCCGCGAAGTTCGGCATCACGCAGCAGGGCCGGCCGGGCGACAAGTGGCTCGGCGACACCGTGCGCTGGGCGTGGCGCACCAAGATTCTCCTGCACCTGGGCATCGACCTGCGGATGCGGCTGCGCCAGGCGGCCGAGGACGACGCCGTGCGCGTGTTCGCGGCCAACCTGCGCGACCTGCTGCTGGCCGCGCCGGCCGGCACCCGCGCCACGATGGGCCTCGACCCGGGCTTCCGCACCGGCGTCAAGGTGGCCGTCGTGGACGCGACCGGCAAGGTCGTCGACACCCACGTCATCTACCCGCACCAGCCGGCGAACAAGTGGGACCAGTCGATCGCGGAGCTGGCGGCGCTGTGCGCCCGGCACCAGGTCGACCTGATCTCGATCGGCAACGGCACGGCGTCGCGCGAGACGGACAAGCTCGCGATCGAGCTCATCAAGAAGCACCCCGAGCTGAAGCTGACCAAGGCGATCGTGTCCGAGGCGGGCGCGTCGGTGTACTCGGCGTCGGCGTTCGCTTCGGCGGAGCTGCCGAACATGGACGTCTCGCTGCGCGGCGCGGTCTCGATCGCCCGCCGGCTGCAGGACCCGCTGGCCGAGCTGGTGAAGATCGACCCGAAGTCGATCGGTGTCGGGCAGTACCAGCACGACCTGTCCGAGGTTTCGCTGTCGCGCTCCCTCGACGCGGTGGTCGAGGACTGCGTGAACGCGGTCGGCGTCGACGTCAACACGGCGTCGGCGCCCCTGCTGACCCGCGTCTCGGGCATCACGACGGGGCTGGCGGAGAACATCGTCTCCCACCGCGACACGAACGGGCCGTTCCGCTCCCGGACGGCACTGAAGGAGGTCGCGCGCCTCGGCCCGAAGGCGTTCGAGCAGTGCGCGGGCTTCCTGCGCATCCCGGACGGCGACGACCCGCTCGACTCGTCGTCGGTGCACCCGGAGGCGTACCCGGTGGTCCGGCGCATCCTGTCGGCGACGGGCACGGACCTGCGCTCGCTGATCGGCAACACGCGGACGCTGTCGTCGTTGAAGCCGGCGCAGTTCGTGGACGAGACGTTCGGTCTCCCGACGGTGACGGACATCCTGGCGGAGCTGGACAAGCCGGGCCGCGACCCCCGCCCGGCGTTCAAGACGGCGACGTTCGCGGAGGGCGTCGACAAGATCGGCGACCTGAAGCCGGGGATGCGGCTCGAGGGAGTCGTGACGAACGTGGCGGCGTTCGGGGCGTTCATCGACGTGGGCGTGCACCAGGACGGGCTCGCGCACGTTTCGGCGCTGTCGAAGAACTTCGTGAAGGATCCTCGGGAAGTGGTGAAGCCCGGGGACATCGTGAAGGTGAAGGTGTTGGACGTCGATGTGCCGCGGAAGCGGATTTCGCTGACGCTGCGGTTGGACGACGAGCCGGGTGCCCCGGCTGGGAACCGCGGTGGCGGCGGTGGGGGTCGTGACCGGGGTCAGGGTGGCGGCGGTCAGCGTCGCGGCGGTTCTGGTGGCGGTGGCGGTCAGCGCGGCGGCTCCGGTGGTGGCGGCGGTCGGGGCGGGAACTCCGGCTCCGGCTCTGGCGGCAGCGGTTCCATGGCGGACGCGCTGCGGCGGGCCGGGTTCGGCAAGTAG
- a CDS encoding chitinase translates to MVPKVRLALLSLLSVVALSLGVTFVLAGNASAANILANPGFEAGTSGWTCTSPPTAVSSPVHSGSRALNVTPTSSDNAQCSQTLSVSANTAYKLSAWVQGSYVYLGVSGSATTSTWTPGTSGYQQLSLSFTTGSSTSLTVYLHGWYGQPTYYADDVSLDGPGTPPPTTPTTPTTPTTPTTPPTTTTPPTTTTPPPTQGDLPKHVLTGYWQNFYNGAKALKLADVPTKYNIIAVSFADATGTPGAVSFTLDSGLSSQLGGYTDAQFKADIRTVQARGQRVIISVGGQNGTISVSDSSSANNFANSVKSLISNYGFDGVDIDLENGINATYMGQALRSIYNGGGKVITMAPQTIDMQSTQGGYFQLALGIKDILTVVNMQYYNSGTMLGCNGSVYAQGTVDFLTALACIQLQGGLRADQVGLGLPASSQAAGGGYQAPSNTVSALNCLARGTSCGSFKPSATYPTIRGAMTWSINWDASNGYAFANTVSAGLAGLP, encoded by the coding sequence GTGGTCCCCAAGGTTCGTCTAGCCCTGCTTTCGTTACTTTCCGTGGTCGCGCTGAGTCTCGGCGTGACGTTCGTCCTGGCCGGCAACGCCTCGGCGGCGAACATCCTGGCCAACCCCGGCTTCGAAGCCGGCACCTCGGGCTGGACGTGCACCTCCCCGCCGACCGCGGTGAGCAGCCCGGTCCACAGCGGGAGCCGCGCGCTGAACGTGACGCCGACGTCGTCGGACAACGCGCAGTGCTCGCAGACGCTCTCCGTCTCGGCGAACACGGCCTACAAGCTGTCGGCCTGGGTCCAGGGCAGCTACGTCTACCTGGGCGTTTCCGGCTCGGCGACGACCAGCACGTGGACCCCGGGCACCAGCGGCTACCAGCAGCTGTCGCTGAGCTTCACGACCGGCTCGAGCACGTCGCTGACGGTGTACCTGCACGGCTGGTACGGCCAGCCGACGTACTACGCCGACGACGTCAGCCTCGACGGCCCGGGCACCCCGCCGCCGACGACGCCGACCACGCCCACGACGCCGACTACGCCGACGACCCCGCCCACCACCACGACCCCGCCGACGACGACCACGCCGCCGCCCACACAGGGTGACCTGCCGAAGCACGTCCTGACCGGCTACTGGCAGAACTTCTACAACGGCGCCAAGGCGCTGAAGCTGGCGGACGTCCCGACGAAGTACAACATCATCGCGGTGTCGTTCGCGGACGCGACGGGAACGCCGGGCGCGGTGAGCTTCACGCTCGACTCGGGCCTGTCGTCGCAGCTCGGCGGTTACACCGACGCGCAGTTCAAGGCCGACATCAGGACGGTCCAGGCGCGCGGCCAGCGGGTCATCATCTCGGTCGGCGGCCAGAACGGCACGATCAGCGTGAGCGACTCTTCGTCGGCGAACAACTTCGCGAACAGCGTCAAGTCGCTGATCTCGAACTACGGTTTCGACGGCGTCGACATCGACCTCGAGAACGGCATCAACGCGACGTACATGGGCCAGGCGCTGCGCAGCATCTACAACGGCGGCGGCAAGGTCATCACGATGGCGCCGCAGACGATCGACATGCAGTCCACCCAGGGCGGCTACTTCCAGCTGGCGCTGGGCATCAAGGACATCCTGACGGTCGTCAACATGCAGTACTACAACTCCGGCACGATGCTCGGCTGCAACGGCAGCGTGTACGCGCAGGGCACGGTCGACTTCCTGACGGCGCTGGCGTGCATCCAGCTCCAGGGCGGCTTGCGCGCGGACCAGGTGGGCCTGGGCCTCCCGGCGTCCTCGCAGGCGGCGGGCGGCGGGTACCAGGCGCCGTCGAACACGGTGTCGGCGCTGAACTGCCTGGCGCGAGGAACATCGTGCGGCTCGTTCAAGCCGTCGGCGACATACCCGACGATCCGCGGCGCGATGACGTGGTCGATCAACTGGGACGCGTCGAACGGGTACGCGTTCGCCAACACGGTGTCGGCCGGGCTCGCGGGCCTGCCGTAA
- a CDS encoding barstar family protein gives MWATPGIIVLPWDQGIAAIDAVPPQGVIAVARIDGAAAGSEDELFGQFSDALRFPAYFGWNWDALSDCLRDLNWLPADRYLVVVEEPMRLLGGDAEGRRTLLGILGRAAREWANPLGRPGNAGVPFRTVLLAAEADVEALRTELRG, from the coding sequence ATGTGGGCGACACCCGGCATCATCGTCCTGCCCTGGGACCAGGGGATCGCGGCAATCGACGCCGTCCCGCCGCAAGGGGTGATCGCCGTCGCCCGGATCGACGGCGCCGCCGCCGGGAGCGAGGACGAACTGTTCGGCCAGTTCTCGGACGCGCTGCGCTTCCCGGCCTACTTCGGCTGGAACTGGGACGCCCTCTCCGACTGCCTGCGCGACCTGAACTGGCTGCCGGCGGACCGGTACCTGGTCGTCGTCGAGGAGCCGATGCGGTTGCTGGGCGGCGACGCGGAAGGCCGGCGGACCCTCCTCGGAATCCTCGGGCGGGCCGCGCGGGAGTGGGCGAACCCGTTGGGCCGGCCGGGCAATGCCGGGGTCCCGTTCCGGACCGTCCTCCTCGCCGCGGAAGCCGACGTCGAAGCGCTGCGGACCGAGCTGCGCGGCTAG
- a CDS encoding GMC family oxidoreductase, which produces MDYDVLVIGSGFGGSVTALRLTEKGYRVGVLETGRRFADDEFAKTSWRLRKYLWAPALGCFGIQRLTLLKNTFVMSGSGVGGGSLVYANTLYEPPDKFYADPQWAHITDWKDELSPYYDQAKRMLGVVENPATTAADRVLSEVAEDMGIGHTYRRTPVGVYFGQSGVDPFFGGAGPSRQSCTLCGECMTGCRVGAKNTTVKNYLYLAEQAGAVVHPLTTAVTVRPVPGGYAVDTRRTGGLSRRTFTASQVVFSAAALGTQRLLHRMRDTGVLPSLSPRLGLLARTNSEAVLAARSLRSDTDYTRGVAITSSIHPDDVTHVEPVRYGRGSNVMGLMATVLVDGVAGRRRWVLGLRELWRQRRHLLRIHNPRHWSERMIGLLVMQTLDNSVTTYTKRGLFGRRMTTRQGSGAPSPSWIPAGHEVTRRVAAKIGGLPQGAWTDMANIPITGHFIGGCAIGDSASTGVVDPYQRVFGYPGLHVVDGSAISANLGVNPSLTITAQAERAMAFWPNRGEVDPRPPLGEPYQRVAAVAPKNPVVPSEAPGALRLPITPV; this is translated from the coding sequence ATGGACTACGACGTCCTGGTGATCGGGTCGGGCTTCGGCGGGAGCGTCACGGCGCTGCGGCTGACCGAGAAGGGCTACCGCGTCGGCGTGCTGGAGACCGGCCGCCGGTTCGCCGACGACGAGTTCGCGAAGACGTCGTGGCGGCTGCGGAAGTACCTGTGGGCGCCCGCGCTGGGGTGTTTCGGCATCCAGCGGCTGACGCTGCTGAAGAACACGTTCGTGATGAGCGGCTCCGGCGTCGGCGGCGGTTCGCTGGTGTACGCGAACACGCTGTACGAGCCGCCGGACAAGTTCTACGCCGATCCCCAGTGGGCGCACATCACCGACTGGAAGGACGAGCTGTCGCCGTACTACGACCAGGCGAAGCGGATGCTGGGCGTGGTCGAGAACCCGGCGACGACGGCCGCGGACCGGGTGCTTTCCGAGGTGGCCGAGGACATGGGCATCGGCCACACGTACCGCCGCACCCCGGTCGGCGTCTACTTCGGACAGTCCGGAGTGGACCCGTTCTTCGGCGGGGCCGGGCCTTCGCGTCAGTCGTGTACGTTGTGCGGCGAGTGCATGACCGGCTGCCGGGTCGGGGCGAAGAACACCACGGTGAAGAACTACCTGTACCTGGCCGAGCAGGCGGGTGCCGTGGTTCACCCCTTGACCACCGCGGTGACGGTGCGGCCGGTGCCCGGCGGGTACGCGGTCGACACGCGGAGGACCGGCGGGCTTTCCCGCCGGACGTTCACGGCGTCGCAGGTCGTGTTCTCGGCCGCGGCGTTGGGGACGCAGCGGTTGTTGCACCGCATGCGCGACACCGGTGTTTTGCCTTCGCTTTCCCCGCGACTGGGTCTGTTGGCGCGGACGAACTCGGAGGCGGTACTGGCGGCGAGGTCGCTGCGCTCGGACACGGACTACACGCGCGGCGTGGCGATCACGTCGTCGATCCACCCGGACGACGTGACGCACGTGGAGCCGGTGCGGTACGGGCGGGGCAGCAACGTGATGGGCCTGATGGCCACGGTGCTGGTGGACGGCGTCGCGGGCCGCCGCCGTTGGGTCCTGGGGTTGCGCGAGCTGTGGCGGCAGCGTCGTCATCTGCTGCGCATCCACAACCCGCGGCACTGGTCGGAGCGGATGATCGGGCTGCTGGTGATGCAGACTTTGGACAATTCGGTGACGACCTACACAAAACGTGGGTTGTTCGGCCGCCGGATGACGACCCGCCAGGGTTCCGGAGCGCCTTCGCCGTCCTGGATCCCGGCGGGCCACGAGGTGACACGCCGGGTGGCCGCGAAGATCGGCGGCCTGCCGCAGGGCGCGTGGACGGACATGGCGAACATCCCGATCACGGGCCACTTCATCGGCGGGTGCGCGATCGGGGATTCGGCTTCGACCGGGGTCGTGGATCCTTATCAGCGGGTGTTCGGGTATCCGGGGTTGCACGTTGTCGACGGGTCGGCGATTTCGGCGAACTTGGGGGTGAACCCGTCGCTGACGATCACGGCACAGGCGGAGCGGGCGATGGCTTTCTGGCCGAATCGGGGTGAGGTGGATCCGCGGCCTCCGCTGGGCGAGCCTTATCAGCGGGTGGCGGCGGTGGCACCGAAGAACCCGGTAGTCCCGTCGGAGGCCCCGGGAGCCCTGCGGCTGCCGATCACGCCGGTGTAG
- a CDS encoding flavin-containing monooxygenase, protein MSSSAKGPSVLIVGTGFGGIGTAIELKRAGFTDFTILESAAEPGGVWRDNTYPGAACDIPSPLYSFSFEPNPRWPKRFSHQPDILGYLRRVIAKYGLEPHIRYRTEVTGAAFDEGRGVWRVETRSGETHEANVFVPAVGQLSRPVLPDIPGRESFGGDAFHSARWDHDVDLAGKRVAVIGTGASAVQFVPELRKRAKHVTVFQRTPPYVMAKSDPTYRRWQHWLFEHVPPTQLLGRLRIFLLAEYATYAMTKHPVLAKMFELRTAQLRRRHIKDPELRAKLKPAYPLGCKRILFTNEYLPALAQPDVDVETRRISSITPRGVRVEDGTEIDADVLVYGTGFAATDFLGRIEVRGLGGRSLRDEWAGGARAYLGIAVPGFPNMFCVYGPNTNLGAGSIIYMIERQARYIRQAVEQLARPGVSYVDVRAEVEERYDREVQGRLGHSVWSACTSWYRQADGRVTTNWPGLVTEYDRRTRRLEPADFRVVA, encoded by the coding sequence ATGAGTAGTTCGGCGAAGGGGCCGTCGGTGCTGATCGTGGGCACCGGTTTCGGCGGCATCGGGACGGCGATCGAGCTGAAGCGCGCCGGGTTCACCGACTTCACGATCCTGGAGAGCGCGGCCGAGCCCGGCGGCGTCTGGCGGGACAACACCTACCCCGGCGCCGCGTGCGACATCCCGTCGCCGCTCTACTCGTTCTCCTTCGAGCCGAACCCGCGCTGGCCGAAGCGGTTCTCGCACCAGCCGGACATCCTGGGCTACCTGCGGCGCGTCATCGCGAAGTACGGGCTCGAGCCGCACATCCGCTACCGGACCGAGGTCACCGGGGCCGCGTTCGACGAGGGACGCGGGGTCTGGCGCGTCGAGACCCGGAGCGGTGAAACGCACGAGGCAAACGTTTTCGTCCCCGCCGTCGGCCAGCTGTCGCGGCCGGTGCTGCCGGACATCCCGGGCCGCGAGAGCTTCGGCGGCGACGCTTTCCACTCGGCGCGCTGGGACCACGACGTCGACCTGGCCGGCAAGCGCGTCGCCGTCATCGGGACCGGGGCCAGCGCCGTCCAGTTCGTGCCCGAGCTGCGCAAGCGGGCGAAGCACGTCACGGTCTTCCAGCGCACGCCACCGTACGTCATGGCGAAGTCCGACCCGACCTACCGGCGGTGGCAGCACTGGCTGTTCGAGCACGTGCCGCCCACGCAGCTGCTCGGGCGGCTGCGGATCTTCCTGCTCGCCGAATACGCGACGTACGCGATGACGAAGCACCCCGTGCTGGCGAAGATGTTCGAGCTGCGGACGGCGCAGCTGCGCCGTCGTCACATCAAGGACCCGGAGCTGCGCGCGAAGCTGAAGCCGGCCTATCCCCTGGGCTGCAAGCGGATCTTGTTCACCAACGAGTACCTGCCCGCGCTGGCGCAACCGGACGTCGACGTCGAGACGCGGCGGATCTCGTCGATCACGCCGCGCGGCGTGCGCGTCGAGGACGGGACCGAGATCGACGCGGACGTCCTGGTCTACGGCACCGGGTTCGCCGCGACGGACTTCCTCGGCCGGATCGAGGTGCGCGGCCTCGGCGGGCGGTCCCTGCGGGACGAGTGGGCCGGGGGCGCGCGGGCCTACCTGGGCATCGCCGTGCCCGGGTTCCCCAACATGTTCTGCGTCTACGGGCCGAACACCAACCTCGGCGCCGGGTCCATCATCTACATGATCGAGCGGCAGGCGCGCTACATCCGCCAGGCGGTCGAGCAGCTCGCGCGGCCCGGCGTGTCCTACGTGGACGTACGGGCGGAGGTCGAGGAGCGTTACGACCGGGAGGTCCAGGGGCGGCTGGGTCACAGCGTGTGGAGCGCCTGCACGAGCTGGTACCGGCAGGCCGACGGCCGGGTGACGACCAACTGGCCGGGCCTGGTCACCGAGTACGACCGCCGGACCCGGCGGCTCGAACCCGCCGACTTCCGGGTGGTGGCGTGA
- a CDS encoding winged helix DNA-binding domain-containing protein, with amino-acid sequence MTTTVSRQALNRATLERQLLLRRAKMSALDAVEHLAGLQAQAPFPPYYALWARLHGFRPADLAALLESRQVVRIALMRGTVHLVTAADALAWRPAVQVLYDRDLKTNTLHAKALAGLDHDVVASAARELLAASALSSTALGAELARRWDVPAASLTHLARGRLPLVQTPPRAIWGKAGQTTYACLDQWVGASLPPPSPASLISRYLRAFGPATVADVQTWAGITRLGEVAASMDLRRHRDEDGRELLDLPELSVPDEDVPAPPRLLGPFDQTLLSYADRTRVISDAHRKRVITQNGLVKGTLLVGGYVRGFWERKAAVLELSPFEKLPKRDLAALESAAGRLLTWAEPDAENREVRIHAPD; translated from the coding sequence GTGACCACGACGGTGAGCCGACAGGCACTGAACCGGGCGACGCTGGAGCGCCAGCTGCTGCTTCGCCGCGCGAAGATGTCCGCGCTCGACGCCGTCGAGCACCTCGCGGGACTCCAGGCGCAAGCGCCGTTCCCGCCGTACTACGCGCTGTGGGCGCGGCTGCACGGCTTCCGGCCCGCCGACCTGGCCGCGCTGCTGGAGAGCAGGCAGGTGGTCCGGATCGCGCTGATGCGCGGCACGGTCCACCTGGTGACGGCGGCGGACGCACTGGCGTGGCGGCCGGCGGTCCAAGTGCTCTACGACCGCGACCTCAAGACGAACACGCTGCACGCGAAGGCGCTGGCCGGCCTGGACCACGACGTCGTCGCCTCGGCGGCGCGTGAGCTACTGGCCGCTTCGGCGTTGTCCAGCACAGCGCTGGGTGCCGAGCTGGCGCGGCGCTGGGACGTCCCCGCGGCCTCCCTGACGCACCTGGCCCGGGGGCGGTTGCCGCTGGTCCAGACTCCGCCGCGGGCGATCTGGGGCAAGGCCGGGCAGACGACGTACGCGTGCCTCGACCAGTGGGTGGGCGCGTCGCTACCCCCACCTTCGCCCGCTTCGCTGATTTCGCGCTACCTGCGCGCGTTCGGCCCGGCGACGGTGGCCGACGTCCAGACGTGGGCGGGCATCACCCGGCTGGGCGAGGTGGCGGCTTCGATGGACCTCCGGCGGCACCGCGACGAAGACGGGCGCGAGCTGCTGGACCTGCCGGAGCTTTCCGTACCGGACGAGGACGTCCCGGCGCCGCCCCGGCTGCTGGGCCCGTTCGACCAGACGCTCCTGTCGTACGCGGACCGGACCCGGGTCATCTCCGACGCGCACCGCAAGCGGGTGATCACGCAGAACGGCCTGGTCAAGGGCACGCTGCTGGTGGGCGGGTACGTCCGCGGGTTCTGGGAGCGCAAGGCCGCGGTGCTGGAGCTGTCGCCGTTCGAGAAGCTGCCGAAGCGCGACCTCGCGGCGTTGGAGAGCGCGGCCGGACGCCTGCTGACCTGGGCGGAGCCGGACGCGGAGAACCGGGAGGTGCGCATCCACGCGCCGGACTGA
- a CDS encoding AraC family transcriptional regulator gives MAELAAPAVGDWDFPRGTASIELMTRFATDRGLPAGKLLAATTLSPELLADPSVQVDARQELAVVRALAELDGSDATALELGRRYRVTTFGIFGFACISSPTLRDAMLFSLRYFDLSFAFCIPHVELESDRLTLELDDSRVPADVARFLVLRDLAAIFSVMRDLLPEIVLDDLSFRHEASTVDTYRAAFGLVPRFGADACRATLDPALLTLPLPQANDQTVALCAAQCEALVARKRRRSGISQQVRERLVRLGGVDAGMDEIARQLTLSTRTLRRRLTESGTSYRALVDEVRQTLAEELLDTGVLSVEDVAYRLGYAEASSFIYAFKRWTGMTPAAFARRFRAARQAPPGR, from the coding sequence ATGGCCGAGCTCGCCGCGCCCGCCGTCGGGGACTGGGACTTCCCGCGGGGCACCGCGAGCATCGAGCTGATGACCCGGTTCGCCACCGACCGCGGCCTGCCCGCCGGGAAGCTGCTGGCCGCGACGACGCTCTCGCCGGAGCTCCTCGCCGACCCGTCGGTGCAGGTCGACGCGCGTCAGGAGCTGGCCGTCGTCCGCGCGCTGGCCGAACTGGACGGCTCGGACGCGACGGCACTGGAGCTCGGCCGCCGCTACCGCGTCACCACCTTCGGCATCTTCGGCTTCGCCTGCATCAGCAGCCCGACCCTGCGGGACGCGATGCTGTTCTCCCTGCGCTACTTCGACCTCAGCTTCGCCTTCTGCATCCCGCACGTCGAGCTGGAGAGCGACCGCCTGACGCTGGAACTGGACGACAGCCGCGTGCCCGCCGACGTCGCCCGGTTCCTCGTGCTGCGCGACCTGGCGGCGATCTTCTCGGTGATGCGCGACCTGCTGCCGGAGATCGTGCTGGACGACCTGAGCTTCCGGCACGAGGCGTCCACAGTGGACACCTACCGGGCCGCGTTCGGCCTGGTGCCGCGGTTCGGTGCCGACGCCTGCCGCGCGACGCTCGACCCCGCGCTGCTGACGCTGCCGCTGCCGCAGGCCAACGACCAGACCGTCGCGCTGTGCGCCGCGCAGTGCGAAGCGCTCGTCGCGCGCAAACGCCGCCGGTCGGGCATCTCGCAGCAGGTCCGGGAACGCCTGGTCCGGCTCGGCGGCGTCGACGCCGGCATGGACGAGATCGCGCGCCAGCTGACGCTCAGCACGCGCACGCTGCGGCGGCGCCTGACCGAGTCCGGCACCAGCTACCGCGCGCTGGTCGACGAGGTCCGCCAGACGCTGGCCGAAGAGCTGCTCGACACCGGCGTCCTGTCGGTCGAGGACGTCGCGTACCGGCTCGGGTACGCCGAGGCGTCGAGCTTCATCTACGCGTTCAAGCGCTGGACCGGGATGACGCCGGCGGCGTTCGCGCGGCGCTTCCGGGCCGCTCGGCAAGCACCGCCGGGTAGGTGA
- a CDS encoding TetR/AcrR family transcriptional regulator, translating into MTSGTRPRRRRLEPAERRAEILAAARHLFGAGSYASVSTSDIAEAAGVARPLINHYFGGKRELYLEVVRQLMIVPAPVTEALPDTTMEERLTIGVERWIDVVDRNRDAWLTVIGPESAGRDPEIERIMLEADEIAADRVLEAALMTDVTDGREELRAMIRSFGGMLRAASREWLIRGTLDRAALRTFLTDSILNLLKLTYPAVLAERPGSAARTPPASSRSSA; encoded by the coding sequence ATGACCAGTGGGACCCGGCCGCGGCGGCGCCGTCTCGAACCGGCCGAACGGCGCGCGGAGATCCTCGCCGCCGCCCGGCACCTGTTCGGCGCGGGCAGCTACGCCTCGGTGTCCACTTCGGACATCGCCGAGGCGGCCGGGGTGGCGCGGCCGCTCATCAACCACTACTTCGGCGGCAAGCGCGAGCTGTACCTGGAAGTGGTGCGGCAGTTGATGATCGTGCCCGCGCCGGTCACCGAAGCGCTGCCGGACACCACGATGGAAGAGCGGCTGACGATCGGCGTCGAGCGGTGGATCGACGTCGTGGACCGCAACCGCGACGCCTGGCTGACCGTCATCGGCCCCGAGTCCGCGGGCCGCGACCCCGAGATCGAGCGGATCATGCTGGAAGCCGACGAGATCGCCGCCGACCGGGTGCTGGAAGCCGCGCTGATGACCGACGTCACCGACGGCCGCGAGGAGCTGCGCGCGATGATCCGGTCGTTCGGCGGGATGCTGCGGGCCGCTTCGCGCGAATGGCTGATCCGCGGCACGCTCGACCGCGCGGCGCTGCGCACCTTCCTCACCGATTCGATCCTCAACCTGCTCAAGCTCACCTACCCGGCGGTGCTTGCCGAGCGGCCCGGAAGCGCCGCGCGAACGCCGCCGGCGTCATCCCGGTCCAGCGCTTGA
- a CDS encoding TetR/AcrR family transcriptional regulator, with protein MTTPRRGRPGYDLESLLQVAVRLFNERGYDGTSMEDLSRKLGITKSAIYHHVPSKEELLRLAVDRALDGLFEVAASTSQLDGRAIDRLEHLVRGSVLVLADRLPFVTLLLRVRGNTKVERAALARRREFDLLVTDLVKQAEAEGDIRPDVDPAVTARLIFGMVNSLIEWYKPRRGSSATEVADFVCKVAFEGLRTGS; from the coding sequence GTGACCACACCGCGTCGCGGGCGCCCGGGCTACGACCTCGAATCGCTGCTGCAGGTGGCGGTCCGGCTGTTCAACGAGCGCGGGTACGACGGCACGAGCATGGAGGACCTCTCCCGCAAGCTCGGCATCACGAAGTCGGCGATCTACCACCACGTGCCCAGCAAGGAGGAACTGCTGCGGCTGGCGGTCGACCGGGCCCTGGACGGGCTGTTCGAAGTGGCGGCTTCGACGTCGCAGCTGGACGGGCGCGCGATCGACCGGCTGGAGCACCTGGTGCGCGGCAGCGTGCTGGTGCTGGCCGACCGGCTGCCGTTCGTGACGCTGCTGCTGAGGGTCCGCGGCAACACGAAGGTGGAGCGGGCGGCGCTGGCCCGACGCCGCGAGTTCGACCTGCTGGTGACGGACCTGGTGAAGCAGGCGGAAGCGGAGGGCGACATCCGCCCGGACGTCGACCCGGCGGTGACCGCGCGGCTGATCTTCGGCATGGTGAACTCGCTGATCGAGTGGTACAAGCCGCGGCGCGGCTCGTCGGCGACCGAAGTGGCGGACTTCGTGTGCAAGGTGGCTTTCGAGGGCCTACGCACCGGGTCGTGA